The Sphingomonas sanxanigenens DSM 19645 = NX02 genome includes a region encoding these proteins:
- the sctS gene encoding type III secretion system export apparatus subunit SctS, translating to MTQDIVSITVQALWLVLLLSAPPIIAASAVGLLVAVVQAATQLQEQTLQYTLKFFAVVITLFVTASLLAGSLYTFSDTIFSGFAGMVRR from the coding sequence ATGACCCAGGACATCGTCTCCATCACCGTCCAGGCGCTCTGGCTCGTCCTGCTGCTCTCGGCGCCGCCGATCATCGCCGCCTCGGCGGTCGGCCTGCTCGTCGCGGTCGTGCAGGCGGCGACGCAGCTTCAGGAACAGACGCTGCAATACACGCTCAAATTCTTCGCGGTGGTCATCACATTGTTCGTCACCGCATCGTTGCTCGCGGGCAGCCTCTACACCTTCAGCGACACGATCTTCTCGGGCTTTGCCGGGATGGTGCGGCGGTGA
- the sctR gene encoding type III secretion system export apparatus subunit SctR, with protein MDLSAFSPGTALVTVVLIALAPFFAVMVTSFTKIVVVLSLIRNALGLQQVPPNLVLNGLALILSLYVMYPTIQSMQAAAQVDGVPQQTEQLFDTADRAKEPLRTFLIEHSDPGEREFFLRTQQRVAKKTSTEAAKATDFIVVIPAFIVKELTVAFQIGFLIFLPFLVIDLVISNILLALGMMMLSPVTISLPFKLLLFVLVDGWVKISHGLVLSYV; from the coding sequence ATGGATCTCTCGGCATTCTCGCCCGGCACCGCGCTCGTCACGGTGGTGCTGATCGCGCTGGCGCCCTTCTTCGCGGTGATGGTGACATCCTTCACCAAGATCGTCGTCGTGCTCAGCCTGATCCGCAACGCGCTGGGCCTGCAGCAGGTGCCGCCCAACCTGGTGCTCAACGGCCTCGCGCTGATCCTGTCGCTCTACGTGATGTATCCGACGATCCAGTCGATGCAGGCGGCCGCGCAGGTCGATGGCGTGCCGCAGCAGACCGAGCAGTTGTTCGACACCGCGGACCGGGCCAAGGAACCGCTGCGCACCTTCCTCATCGAACATAGCGATCCTGGCGAACGCGAATTCTTCCTGCGCACGCAGCAGCGCGTCGCCAAGAAGACCAGCACCGAGGCGGCAAAGGCGACCGACTTCATCGTCGTGATCCCGGCGTTCATCGTCAAGGAATTGACCGTCGCCTTCCAGATCGGCTTCCTGATCTTCCTACCGTTTCTGGTGATCGACCTGGTGATATCGAACATATTGCTGGCGCTCGGCATGATGATGCTGTCGCCGGTGACGATATCATTGCCATTCAAACTGCTGTTGTTCGTGCTGGTCGATGGCTGGGTGAAGATCAGTCACGGGTTGGTGCTGAGCTATGTTTAG
- a CDS encoding FliM/FliN family flagellar motor C-terminal domain-containing protein — protein sequence MDDLSPNDLHPDAPGTDHLPPRPEPEAGGTAALDARFAVPITIELDAASVPLASLQAMREGSIVPIDGEAGVIPVRILASGKPFARGSLVSVGDSYGVLIEAE from the coding sequence ATGGACGATCTCAGCCCCAACGATCTGCACCCGGATGCGCCCGGCACCGACCACTTGCCACCCCGGCCCGAGCCCGAAGCCGGCGGCACGGCGGCGCTCGACGCACGCTTCGCCGTGCCGATCACGATCGAACTCGACGCCGCCAGCGTGCCGCTCGCCAGCCTGCAGGCGATGCGCGAAGGCAGCATCGTGCCGATCGACGGCGAGGCCGGCGTGATCCCGGTGCGTATCCTTGCGAGCGGCAAGCCGTTCGCCCGCGGCAGCCTCGTGTCGGTGGGCGACAGCTATGGCGTGCTGATCGAGGCGGAGTAG